In Candidatus Moanabacter tarae, the genomic stretch AACAAGGGATAGGAGCTGCCATTAACGATCGATTACAACGGGCCGCTGTTAACTATTGAAGATGAAACTCTTCCAACGGATAAAAACTTTATCAGATTTTCAAAAGGCTCAATAGAAAGGATCCAAGCTAACCAGATTTAAAACTCTATTTTCTACTAAGCGATCCAAATGGGCCGTATTCACAAACGAATTGCTGTAATATTCTAGGGGATCAAAACGCTGTTGGTCCGTGCAAATCTAGAGAATGTTCGGCCTCAGATTTATCTCTCCGTTATATTAGTTTTGGGTGCATTTCTTCACCTCAATGACTCACCCTAAGAGTCTTGATTTCCAATCTAAAGCAATCCTATAGAAGGTTTTTAACTGTTGTAGAAATCACGCGGGTCTCATCGACCTCCGTGATCCGCACTTCCAAATCGTTTAAAACAAGAGATTCGGAGGTCTTTGGAATACGGCCCAACTCAACCGTAATGAGTCCTCCAAAGGTGGTAACTTCATCCTTGTTCTCAAGCTCGACACCAAATGTATCTTCGACATCTCGAAGCGGAGCCAATCCCGATACCCGGTATTCCTTATGACTAATTTGATCGATCAAGGTCTCTTCAGCATCAAACTCATCCTGGATTTCTCCCACTAGCTCCTCGATTACTTGCTCCATAGTAACAACTCCGACCGTCCCGCCAAAGTCATCCCGGACCAGAGCCATATGAGTCTTACTCAGAAGGAGCTTCTGCAGGACATCTTCCACCGGATCCTGCGGATCGACTTGAGTCATCTCACGCTTGATCCTGCGCAGATCAATCCTGCTTACATCAACAGTAGAATGGAACACATCTTTTATATGCACCAGGCCTATACAGTTATCTAGGTCTCCTTCACACAGGGGAAAACGGGTATGCCCGGATCGGGCCATCAATTCCAGATTTGCTTCGTTATCTTCCTCAACATCGAGGAACTGGACCTGGTTTCGAGGAAACAAAATATCCTGAACCTTCGTGTCTTTCATCTTAATCACGTTCTTCAGAATCTTTGGAAGTACTGGAAATTCTTCAGGGCTCTCTTCAAGAGTCCGCAACTGACCCTCTAAAGCAAGGGTATCAAGATCTGATTCCGGCTTGGCACCAAAAGGCTTGAGTACAATGCCAGCAAGGAAGTGAAGAGGTCCAAAGAACGGTCGAGTGATAACGCCAATCACTCTAATAGCCCACGAAGATGAACGCAATGCGTGCTCAGGGAAAGTCAGAGCAAGACTTCTGGGAACCAAATCCCCCACTATATAATGGAGAGATACTGCAAGTATAACCGAAATCAGGCCGGAGAGGGCTGGAGAAATCGAGTACCCGTAGATGTTTAAACTTGCAAAGAAAGGTTCCAGAAGGAGAAAAGCTGCCGCCGCATATCCAAAAGTGCAGAGCAGCGTCCCCAGACGTGCAACTCGTACTGATTTCTCTGCATTCTCAAGCAGACGAGAGGGACCTTTCCATTGATTAATCCGCTCGTGAGCATCATCTTCAAAATGACTAAGCCGAATTTTGATGACACTAAACTCAAAGGTGACCAGCAGGGCGTTTAGCATCAATAATGCAACGGCCCCGATGATCTCGAACACAAACCCGTACAGGATAAGATTCACGATAGGGAAACCTCAATTGAGGACCCGCAGACGCCTCCTCAACCGTCTATACATTCTTCGAGGGTCTCAAGAAGTCGATTGTTCTGCCCTTTGGTGCCAACCGTGATACGCAAGTAATCAGACAACGAATAGCCATTTAATGGTCTAACTATGATGCCCTTCATTTGTAGAAAATCAACCACTCTCTTCGAATTTTCAACCCTAACCAAAAGGAAATTTGCCTTACTGGGAACCCACTCCAACCCGAGAAAGTCCAATCCCTTCTCAAGCTGGACGATCCCTGCGCGGTTAATCGTCCTAGAATGTTCAACAAAGGAATTGTCTTTTAGTGCTCCTAGAGCAGCAGCTTGAGCTATGCTGTTGACATTGAAGGCAAACCGAACCCGATTAAGGATTTCGGCAAGGTCTCGATGGCAATATCCGTAACCAATGCGCATACCAGCTAAACCGTATATCTTAGAGAATGTCCGGAGGCAAATAACTTTTCGTCCCGCCTTGATGAGCGCCCGAAGATCAGGTGGATCATCGAGGTACTCAGAATAGGCCTCGTCAAAACATAATATCACGTGTTCGGGTAATGATTCGACAAGCTCTACCACCTCCGATTCGCTATTTGCCGTACCCGTAGGATTATTGGGACTGGGTAAAAAGATAAGCCGGGTGGCAGAGGTAACAGCTTCAGCAATTGCCTTTAAATTATGCTGAAAATTGGGCATCGCTACCTCAATACAACGTCCTCCATTTGCAATGGTCGCTAACTTGTAAGCAAAAAACGCGTATTCCCCCACTATTACTTCCGTTTCAGAGTCAACGTAAGTTTCCGCTAGAAGATTAATAATTTCGCTCGACCCGTGGCCAATCACGAGCTCATCTGGAGAAACCCCTCGCTTCAACGCCAGAGCTTCTCTCAGGAAAAGCGAACTGTTTTCAGGATAAAGATTAACGGAATCCAGCATCGCTAGGGCCGCTTTCATGCCCAAAGGTGTAGCCCCCAACGGATTTTCGTTGGAAGCCATCTTGAGAATCATGTCTGGATCAAGATCGTATTCGCGAGCAACAATCTCAATGGGCTTACCAGGTTCGTAAACCGGCCGAGCCAAAGCGGTATGCTTGGCCAATTCGCTATAAGTATTTAACATAGAAGAGAACAAAAAAGAGACTTAGCCTTTCCTTGATGCAAGCGAAGAACGCCCTCAAAGTATAATTAAAACTCATTCAGCTCATAGTCTTAGAAACTTTATTTGTTTAGCATATATTAAGATACACTCCGAATCCTACTATCCGATTGTATACTTATCGAAAGATTACAAGGTTGCAACAATCACTTGAACCCAGCATCAACTTCGCATGTCCGATGACCTATTATTACTCCCTCCAAAGGAAGCTGATGCCTACACCAATATGACTGATGATCTCTTGATGCTCGAGAATCATCCTGATCTTAGTGCTCTTCGATTTCGACACTATCAATGGGTGAACCCCTCTTACACCTTCGGATTCGGGCAAAAGCAGATAGAGATTTCCGAATTTCTGCCAGATAAAGATTATGATCTGTGTCGTCGGCCTACTGGAGGTGGGCTAGTAGATCACTACAATGACTGGACCTATAGTCTTGTTTTACCCACTTCAAATCCCCTATTCCGTGGTTACCCAAATCGACTTTACTACCTTCTCCATAAAACCATGACCTATGCTTTACGGGAAGTGGGCCAAGCCGCTGAATTGGCCCACTTCGATCAAACAGAATTGAAATCTGAGGTCTCTGATCAAACGACGGAACAAGTAAATCTTTCTATCTGTTTTAAGGAATGTCGAAAATTTGATGTGGTGGATCCAAAATCCGGAAAGAAAATCGCCGGGGCAGCATTGAAAAGAAATAGATTTGGTCTTCTGGCACAAGGATCAATAGACCGGGGTGCGGTCAAAAAGGAATTGGACTGGAACCAATTTCAGGGAACATTCACGCAAGGACTGGGATCAGAATTTAATGCCGTTACCAAAATGACTGAACATCCGAATTACGATCATAGGATTGCACTCGAAACTCGCAAGTATTTTGCATCTAAACAGTGGAACAACAGAAGATAAAGCAGATCGATCCTATTTCGCTAGATTTCTGACCAACCCATTCCCCCACAGATCACGACTTGGATACAAACTAAGAATTTCAACCTAGGATTGGAAGAATAAATCGGTTAAGATTCTCAAAAAATAGTAGTATCCTTTATACGAAGCTATTTATCTAACATTCCGCTGCTTAACGGCTTCAAACAACACGATGGCTGCTGCTGCCGAGACATTCAGAGAATCAGATATTCCAACCATTGGGATCGTTATTCCTAACCCCCCATTCTCCAACCAGAACTCTGAAAGGCCTTCCTTTTCGCTTCCCATGACTAAAGCTATTGGTTGCCTAAGATCTGCATTCCAATAGTGGATCCGACTCTTTGGACTCACAGTCAGAATTCTTACATCGAGAGATTCTAGTTTGTTAAAACAAGCATCCCTATCACCAACAGTTACAAAAACTCTGAATACGGATCCCTGAGATGCCCGGATCACATTCGGATTGTACAGGTCAGCTACCGGATCTGCTACCAAAACCGCATCGACCCCGGCAGCATCAGCCGTGCGAATCAAGGCTCCCAGATTTCCCGGCTTCTCAATGCTCTCAACCACTAAATAGAAAGGACATCCCGATTGGGGAAGATTATCCAAGCTCTGACTTCGCTCCTGTCCAATCCCAATAAGACCATCAGGGCTCTTCCTGTAGGAACATTTTTCGAAGACAGCCTGAGATAGACGGATTACCTCCATCCCGAAATCGGAAAACCTCATCCCTAGCTCAACCTCTTCATTTTCACCAAAATACTCAGGTGCATAGTAGACTTGCTCAACCGTGATTCCACAGTCCATTGCACGGGAAAGCTCACGTCTTCCTTCGATAATAAACCGGCCCTTTCTACGCCTTTCGCGGCTTTCCTTGAGCCTCACCAACGCCTTCACTTTCGGGTTCTGGAAGCTTC encodes the following:
- a CDS encoding hypothetical protein (UPF0053 protein Rv2366c) → MNLILYGFVFEIIGAVALLMLNALLVTFEFSVIKIRLSHFEDDAHERINQWKGPSRLLENAEKSVRVARLGTLLCTFGYAAAAFLLLEPFFASLNIYGYSISPALSGLISVILAVSLHYIVGDLVPRSLALTFPEHALRSSSWAIRVIGVITRPFFGPLHFLAGIVLKPFGAKPESDLDTLALEGQLRTLEESPEEFPVLPKILKNVIKMKDTKVQDILFPRNQVQFLDVEEDNEANLELMARSGHTRFPLCEGDLDNCIGLVHIKDVFHSTVDVSRIDLRRIKREMTQVDPQDPVEDVLQKLLLSKTHMALVRDDFGGTVGVVTMEQVIEELVGEIQDEFDAEETLIDQISHKEYRVSGLAPLRDVEDTFGVELENKDEVTTFGGLITVELGRIPKTSESLVLNDLEVRITEVDETRVISTTVKNLL
- the hisC_2 gene encoding Histidinol-phosphate aminotransferase, producing MLNTYSELAKHTALARPVYEPGKPIEIVAREYDLDPDMILKMASNENPLGATPLGMKAALAMLDSVNLYPENSSLFLREALALKRGVSPDELVIGHGSSEIINLLAETYVDSETEVIVGEYAFFAYKLATIANGGRCIEVAMPNFQHNLKAIAEAVTSATRLIFLPSPNNPTGTANSESEVVELVESLPEHVILCFDEAYSEYLDDPPDLRALIKAGRKVICLRTFSKIYGLAGMRIGYGYCHRDLAEILNRVRFAFNVNSIAQAAALGALKDNSFVEHSRTINRAGIVQLEKGLDFLGLEWVPSKANFLLVRVENSKRVVDFLQMKGIIVRPLNGYSLSDYLRITVGTKGQNNRLLETLEECIDG
- the lipM gene encoding Octanoyltransferase LipM, coding for MSDDLLLLPPKEADAYTNMTDDLLMLENHPDLSALRFRHYQWVNPSYTFGFGQKQIEISEFLPDKDYDLCRRPTGGGLVDHYNDWTYSLVLPTSNPLFRGYPNRLYYLLHKTMTYALREVGQAAELAHFDQTELKSEVSDQTTEQVNLSICFKECRKFDVVDPKSGKKIAGAALKRNRFGLLAQGSIDRGAVKKELDWNQFQGTFTQGLGSEFNAVTKMTEHPNYDHRIALETRKYFASKQWNNRR
- the aviRb_1 gene encoding 23S rRNA (uridine(2479)-2'-O)-methyltransferase; protein product: MEQLYIRSFQNPKVKALVRLKESRERRRKGRFIIEGRRELSRAMDCGITVEQVYYAPEYFGENEEVELGMRFSDFGMEVIRLSQAVFEKCSYRKSPDGLIGIGQERSQSLDNLPQSGCPFYLVVESIEKPGNLGALIRTADAAGVDAVLVADPVADLYNPNVIRASQGSVFRVFVTVGDRDACFNKLESLDVRILTVSPKSRIHYWNADLRQPIALVMGSEKEGLSEFWLENGGLGITIPMVGISDSLNVSAAAAIVLFEAVKQRNVR